One stretch of Saccharopolyspora erythraea DNA includes these proteins:
- a CDS encoding endonuclease/exonuclease/phosphatase family protein: MAVAAAAAGLALLLAGHAVVPGAAGTMLDSVVPWLGLGVPLVAVGALLARSRAVVAVLVPALVWAAMFGPSFLPSASAEAGDVRVVTQNLYAQNADPAATARDLASTGADVIGVQEMAGDSRRELDDVLADGHPHHRTMGTVGLWSSYPIRGAEPVDLGLGWTRAMRASITTPSGPVAVYVAHLPSLRPDSVGRRDLGLAKLAEAVAADDAERVIVLADLNTAGTDPQLGRLRLQHAQRGLGFTWPAAFPVARLDHVLYRGVREVGAEVVRTRGTDHRAATADFAL; the protein is encoded by the coding sequence GTGGCGGTGGCCGCCGCCGCGGCGGGGCTCGCGCTGCTGCTGGCGGGGCACGCGGTCGTCCCGGGGGCAGCGGGCACGATGCTCGACAGCGTCGTGCCCTGGCTCGGGCTCGGCGTCCCGCTGGTCGCGGTGGGCGCGCTGCTCGCCCGCTCCCGCGCCGTCGTCGCGGTCCTGGTGCCCGCGCTGGTGTGGGCGGCGATGTTCGGTCCGTCGTTCCTGCCGTCGGCCTCGGCGGAAGCAGGCGACGTGCGCGTGGTGACGCAGAACCTGTACGCGCAGAACGCCGACCCGGCCGCGACGGCCCGCGACCTGGCGAGCACCGGGGCCGACGTGATCGGCGTGCAGGAGATGGCGGGCGACAGCCGGCGGGAACTCGACGACGTGCTTGCCGACGGACACCCGCACCACCGCACCATGGGCACGGTCGGCCTGTGGAGCAGCTACCCCATCCGCGGCGCCGAGCCCGTCGACCTCGGCCTGGGCTGGACTCGCGCCATGCGGGCGAGCATCACCACGCCGAGCGGTCCGGTCGCCGTCTACGTGGCGCACCTGCCGTCGCTGCGGCCGGACTCGGTCGGCCGGCGCGACCTCGGCCTGGCGAAGCTGGCCGAGGCGGTCGCGGCCGACGACGCCGAGCGCGTCATCGTCCTGGCCGACCTCAACACCGCGGGCACCGACCCGCAGCTCGGGCGGCTGCGCCTCCAGCACGCGCAGCGCGGCCTGGGCTTCACCTGGCCCGCGGCCTTCCCGGTCGCCCGTCTCGACCACGTGCTGTACCGGGGAGTGCGGGAGGTGGGCGCGGAGGTCGTCCGCACCCGCGGCACCGACCACCGCGCCGCCACCGCCGACTTCGCGCTGTGA